Proteins encoded within one genomic window of Arachis ipaensis cultivar K30076 chromosome B08, Araip1.1, whole genome shotgun sequence:
- the LOC107612010 gene encoding uncharacterized protein LOC107612010 — protein sequence MLMTPLPTVETAFSLLLQQERQNMDPNECKALVVAGLNQSSHEFALAGRGRAARGRRGRSGSGRSGRGFKQCTFWGRSKHIENVCYCKPGFPPHMKDNGRESVVNNVTIGTTDEVNEKFSKSAGIVNGSSEVNFSTEQKLALLALLDQQRSTSTTHNVNQVLTLPSTPVRYRIVSPRK from the exons ATGCTTATGACGCCACTACCAACAGTTGAAACCGCATTTTCTTTGCTCCTCCAGCAAGAAAGGCAGAATATGGACCCCAATGAGTGCAAGGCCCTGGTCGTGGCTGGTCTAAATCAATCCTCTCATGAATTTGCACTAGCTGGAAGAGGAAGAGCTGCTAGAGGCAGAAGGGGAAGATCCGGATCAGGAAGAAGTGGAAGAGGTTTCAAGCAATGCACATTTTGGGGTAGAAGCAAACACATTGAGAATGTGTGTTACTGTAAACCTGGCTTTCCACCTCATATGAAAGACAATGGAAGGGAAAGTGTGGTCAATAATGTGACAATTGGCACTACTGATGAAGTAAATGAGAAATTCAGCAAATCCGCTGGGATAGTGAATGGGAGTTCTGAAGTCAACTTCTCAACAGAACAGAAGCTTGCACTATTGGCTCTCTTGGATCAACAAAGATCAACAAGCACCACTCACAATGTCAATCAAGTTCTCACACTCCCATCCACACCAG TGAGATACAGGATTGTCTCTCCAAGAAAATGA
- the LOC107613030 gene encoding nuclear pore complex protein NUP93A, which yields MANEDLSSWSDLLHSSSKLLEQAAPSAQFPPLQRNLDQLEALSKKLKSKTLRTEAPSQSIAATRLLAREGINAEQLARDLKSFELKTTFEDVFPVEATSVEEYLQQVHEMAMVSAVQEAQKDNLRSFNDYMMKVLEEDWQKEKRDFLQSLSRISTLPRTNMLAASNVGTHSGQVVSMASGPQVSSGVSGMDIVPLSSRPIMEKKASLYAEVVKNLNKARESGLPFKPAAAFRAAYESLGIEASGGKSVTMRKIWHLVQMLLDEDSTVQNVSKRMALIIGARRHLEWGHEKYVMDTIQSHPAQAALGGGVGNLQRIRAFLRIRLRDYGILDFDAGDARRQPPVDTTWQQIYFCLRTGYYDEARNVALSSRASHQFAPLLTEWINTGGMVPEEIAVAAMEECERMLRTGDRVGRAAYDKKKLLLYAIISGSRRHIDRMLRDQTLFSTIEDFLWFKLSAVRDCPSGPSSIVLRDGLVPYSLDDLQTYLNKFEPSYYTKNGKDPMVYPYILLLSIQLLPAVLYMSKETGDEGYNVDAAHLSIVLADHGILSEGARQKLGVMDAYAEVSTIIRQYGSMYLRLDDLQMALEYYAQAAAAVGGGQLSWTGRGNVDQQRQRSLMLKQLLTEILLRDGGIFLLLGPRGAGEEGQLGRFVTDPKARQQFLIEAACQCQEAGMYNKSIEIQKRVGSFSMALDTINKCLSEAICALFRGRLDGESQTAGLIHSGNEILETYHYHPDVSLQERDHVFEQQTVLRQLESILSIHKLARVGHHVEALREIAKLPFLPLDPRGPDIAVDVFENLSPHVQVCIPDLLKVALTCLDNVTDSDGSLRALRAKIASFIANNMKRNWPRDLYERVAQRL from the exons ATGGCCAACGAAGACTTGAGTAGCTGGAGCGATCTCCTTCATTCTTCCTCCAAGCTTCTCGAACAAGCTGCTCCTTCCGCTCAGTTCCCTCCTCTTCAG AGGAACTTAGACCAATTAGAAGCATTATCTAAGAAGCTGAAATCCAAGACATTAAGGACCGAGGCTCCTTCACAATCGATAGCTGCAACAAG GCTCCTTGCTCGTGAGGGGATAAATGCAGAGCAACTTGCAAGGGACCTGAAGTCATTTGAATTGAAG ACAACTTTTGAGGATGTTTTTCCTGTGGAGGCCACAAGTGTCGAGGAGTATCTGCAGCAG GTTCATGAAATGGCAATGGTATCTGCTGTCCAGGAAGCTCAGAAAGACAATCTTAGGAGTTTCAATGACTATATGATGAAAGTTTTGGAG GAGGATTGGCAAAAGGAAAAGCGTGATTTCCTTCAGAGTTTAAGTCGAATTTCAACATTGCCTAGGACAAACATGCTTGCTGCCAGCAATGTTGGTACCCACTCAGGTCAGGTTGTGTCAATGGCTTCCGGTCCACAAGTTTCTTCTGGTGTGTCTGGCATGGATATTGTTCCTCTGAGCAGCAGGCCTATTATGGAGAAAAAGGCATCTCTATATGCTGAAGTTGTTAAGAATCTTAATAAAGCAAGGGAATCTGGTTTACCATTTAAA CCTGCTGCAGCTTTCAGGGCTGCATATGAAAGTTTGGGCATTGAAGCCAGTGGTGGAAAATCAGTTACGATGCGGAAGATATGGCACCTTGTTCAG atgctgttggatgaGGACTCAACCGTGCAGAATGTTTCTAAAAGGATGGCATTGATTATTGGGGCGAGACGCCATCTTGAATGGGGACATGAGAAATATGTCATGGATACCATACAAAGTCATCCTGCACAA GCTGCTCTTGGTGGCGGCGTTGGGAATTTGCAAAGAATCCGTGCCTTCCTTCGG ATTCGGTTAAGGGATTATGGAATACTGGATTTTGATGCTGGGGATGCTCGGCGCCAGCCTCCTGTTGATACTACATGGCAGCAG ATATATTTTTGCTTAAGAACTGGGTATTATGATGAAGCAAGAAATGTTGCTCTCTCTTCCCGTGCTTCACATCAATTTGCTCCTTTG CTCACAGAATGGATTAATACGGGAGGAATGGTGCCAGAAGAGATTGCAGTTGCTGCAATGGAGgaatgtgaaagaatgttgagaactGGTGATCGTGTAGGTCGAGCTGCATATGACAAGAAAAAATTACTGCTGTATGCCATCATATCAGGTTCCCGAAGGCATATTGATCGTATGCTTAGAGACCAAACTCTATTCAGTACAATAGAGGATTTCTTGTGGTTCAAATTGTCAGCTGTGCGGGACTGCCCTAGTGGACCTTCATCTATTGTTCTAAGAGATGGCCTGGTTCCATACAGTTTGGATGATTTACAAACTTACCTGAATAAATTTGAGCCATCATACTATACTAAAAATGGAAAAGATCCTATGGTTTATCCCTATATTTTGCTTTTAAGCATTCAATTGCTTCCAGCTGTGCTATACATGTCTAAGGAAACTGGAGATGAAGGATATAATGTTGATGCTGCTCACCTATCAATTGTGCTAGCTGATCATGGTATCCTCTCTGAAGGTGCTAGGCAAAAATTAGGAGTGATGGATGCTTATGCAGAAGTGTCTACCATTATCAGGCAGTATGGATCTATGTATTTGCGTCTTGATGATCTCCAAATGGCATTAGAATATTATGCACAAGCTGCTGCTGCAGTGGGCGGTGGGCAGCTTTCATGGACTGGTAGAGGTAATGTTGATCAGCAAAGGCAAAGAAGTTTGATGTTGAAGCAGCTTCTAACTGAAATATTGTTAAGGGATGGAGGAATATTCCTTTTACTGGGTCCAAGGGGTGCTGGAGAAGAAGGTCAATTGGGTCGTTTTGTGACAGATCCAAAAGCAAGGCAACAGTTCTTAATTGAAGCTGCTTGCCAGTGTCAGGAGGCTGGGATGTATAACAAG TCTATAGAAATTCAGAAGAGAGTGGGGTCTTTCTCAATGGCATTGGACACCATTAATAAGTGCCTGTCTGAAGCTATTTGTGCCCTTTTCCGTGGAAGGTTAGATGGCGAGAGCCAGACAGCCGGGCTTATCCATTCTGGCAATGAGATTTTGGAGACATACCATTATCATCCGGATGTCAG TCTTCAGGAGAGAGACCATGTTTTTGAGCAGCAAACTGTGTTGAGACAACTTGAGTCTATACTGTCAATTCACAAATTGGCCAGAGTGGGGCATCATGTTGAGGCGTTAAGGGAGATTGCTAAACTTCCATTTCTTCCTCTAGATCCTCGAGGCCCTGATATTGCTGTCGATGTGTTTGAAAACTTATCTCCTCATGTCCAAGTTTGTATCCCGGATCTTTTGAAGGTTGCTCTCACTTGTCTGGACAACGTGACGGACTCCGATGGATCACTCCGTGCCTTAAGGGCGAAG ATTGCGAGTTTCATTGCAAATAATATGAAGAGGAATTGGCCCCGCGATTTATATGAAAGAGTTGCCCAAAGGTTGTGA